A stretch of Brassica rapa cultivar Chiifu-401-42 chromosome A08, CAAS_Brap_v3.01, whole genome shotgun sequence DNA encodes these proteins:
- the LOC103836215 gene encoding starch synthase 3, chloroplastic/amyloplastic encodes MEVCWQIQTPTSLRPGFQQKGRLKINTFIGFLPRPISSLASLESQYNSNGFLHQITASADFSRKKQGRMAASGPKSSAPRGFGRRTTVGSAQKRTQKKNDEKDSNATSTVTNEGLGVSNLPEAKADVQKQALAEDDVLLEQKLKVERESLRRKEIEALAEEALAKGDRMFVYPLVAKPDEDIEVFLNKTLSTLSSEPDVLIMGAFNDWRWKSFTRRLEKTEELHGDWRSCLLHIPKEAYKMDFVFFNGQSAYDNNDSKDFCVDVKGGMDKVEFENFLLEEKWREQEKLAKEEAERERQEEEKRRIEARKAAIEADREQAKVETQKRREMLQPALQKAVVSDENVCYIEPKDFKGGDEVKIFYNKSSGPLGYAKEVWIHGGFNNWIDGLSIVEKLKADSKSEDWWFAEVIVPVGALVIDWVFADGPPKEAFLYDNNSLQDFHALVPLRTPEELYWSEEESLIFRKLQEERRLKEEAMRVKMEKTARLKAETKERTLKKFLLSQKDVVYTEPLEIQAGRPVTVFYNPSNTVLNGKPEVWFRGSFNRWTHRLGPLPPQKMEAADDGSSHVKTSAKVPLDAYMMDFVFSEKEDGGVFDNRYGLDYHLPVVGGIAKEPPLHIVHIAVEMAPIAKVGGLGDVVTSLSRAVQELNHNVDIIFPKYDCIKYNLVKDLQFNRSYHWGDTEIKVWHGKVEGVSVYFLDPQNGLFQRGCVYGCADDAGRFGFFCHAALEFLLQGGFHPDILHCHDWSSAPVSWLFKDLYTHYGLIKTRVVFTIHNLEFGAGAIGKAMTFSDKATTVSRTYAKEVAGNSVISPHLYKFHGIVNGIDPDIWDPYNDNFIPVPYTSENVVEGKRAAKEELQNRLGIKSADLPLVGIITRLTHQKGIHLIKHAIWRTLERNGQVVLLGSAPDPRIQNDFVNLANQLHSTHGDRARLVLTYDEPLSHLIYAGADFILVPSIFEPCGLTQLIAMRYGAVPVVRKTGGLYDTVFDVDHDKERAQAQVLEPNGFSFDGADAPGVDYALNRAISAWYDGREWFNSLCKTVMEQDWSWNRPALEYIELYHSARK; translated from the exons ATGGAAGTGTGTTGGCAGATACAGACACCTACGAGTCTCAGACCGGGTTTCCAGCAAAAGGGTCGGCTCAAAATCAATACTTTTATTGGGTTTCTTCCTCGCCCCATTTCTAGT CTTGCTTCGTTGGAGAGCCAATACAACTCAAATGGGTTTCTACATCAGATCACAGCAAGTGCAG ACTTCTCAAGGAAGAAGCAAGGAAGAATGGCAGCTTCAGGGCCCAAAAGCTCAGCTCCCAGAGGTTTTGGGAGAAGAACAACAGTAGGAAGTGCTCAGAAAAGAACTCAGAAGAAGAACGATGAAAAAGATAGCAATGCAACTTCCACAGTAACTAATGAAGGTTTAGGAGTCAGTAACTTGCCTGAAGCTAAAGCTGATGTACAAAAACAAGCCCTTGCAGAGGATGATGTTTTGTTAGAACAAAAGTTAAAAGTTGAAAGAGAGAGTCTCCGTAGGAAGGAGATAGAAGCTCTTGCAGAGGAAGCTTTGGCGAAAGGCGATAGAATGTTTGTGTATCCTCTTGTGGCCAAACCTGACGAAGACATAGAAGTGTTTCTCAACAAGACTCTATCAACTCTGAGCAGCGAACCTGATGTTCTGATCATGGGGGCATTTAACGACTGGAGATGGAAGTCTTTCACAAGGAGATTGGAAAAGACAGAGGAGCTCCATGGAGACTGGCGTTCATGTCTCCTCCACATCCCCAAAGAAGCTTACAAGATGGACTTTGTGTTCTTCAACGGCCAAAGCGCTTACGACAACAATGACTCAAAAGACTTCTGTGTAGATGTTAAAGGAGGGATGGATAAAGTTGAGTTCGAGAATTTTCTTCTTGAAGAGAAATGGAGAGAGCAAGAGAAGCTAGCTAAGGAAGAAGCTGAGAGGGAGCGGcaagaggaggagaagagaagaatCGAAGCGAGAAAGGCTGCCATTGAAGCTGATAGAGAGCAAGCTAAAGTGGAGACTCAGAAGAGACGTGAGATGCTACAACCAGCTCTTCAGAAAGCTGTTGTCTCAGATGAGAACGTTTGTTACATTGAGCCAAAAGATTTCAAAGGTGGAGATGAAGTGAAGATCTTTTACAATAAAAGCTCTGGTCCTCTAGGTTATGCCAAAGAGGTTTGGATACATGGAGGGTTTAATAACTGGATTGATGGATTATCTATCGTTGAAAAGCTAAAGGCTGATTCAAAGAGCGAAGACTGGTGGTTCGCTGaag TCATAGTGCCGGTCGGTGCTCTAGTCATTGACTGGGTCTTTGCTGATGGACCGCCTAAAGAAGCGTTTCTGTATGACAACAATAGTCTCCAAGACTTCCACGCACTTGTTCCTCTAAGAACTCCAGAAGAGCTTTACTGGTCAGAGGAAGAGAGCTTGATCTTTAGGAAACTTCAGGAGGAGAGGCGGTTAAAAGAGGAAGCTATGCGTGTCAAG ATGGAGAAAACAGCTCGCTTGAAAGCAGAAACAAAGGAAAGAACACTTAAAAAGTTTCTGCTCTCTCAGAAAGACGTGGTGTACACGGAGCCTCTAGAGATTCAAGCGGGAAGACCTGTGACGGTTTTCTACAACCCTTCGAACACGGTTTTGAATGGGAAGCCTGAGGTTTGGTTTAGAGGCTCTTTTAACCGTTGGACTCATCGCTTGGGTCCTTTGCCTCCTCAGAAAATGGAAGCAGCTGATGATGGAAGCTCCCACGTGAAGACTTCAGCTAAGGTCCCATTAGATGCTTACATGATGGACTTTGTTTTCTCCGAGAAAGAGGATGGTGGAGTGTTTGATAACAGATATGGTTTGGATTACCACTTACCGGTAGTGGGAGGTATTGCCAAGGAACCACCGTTGCACATTGTTCATATAGCTGTTGAAATGGCACCCATTGCAAAG GTTGGAGGCTTAGGTGATGTTGTGACTAGTCTATCTCGTGCTGTTCAAGAACTAAACCATAATGTTGATATCATCTTCCCAAAGTATGATTGCATAAAGTACAACTTA GTGAAGGACTTGCAGTTCAACAGAAGCTATCACTGGGGAGACACTGAAATAAAAGTTTGGCATGGCAAAGTGGAAGGCGTTTCTGTTTACTTCTTAGATCCTCAGAATGG ATTGTTCCAGAGAGGATGTGTTTACGGTTGCGCAGATGATGCAGGAAGGTTTGGTTTCTTTTGTCACGCTGCTCTCGAGTTCCTTCTACAAGGAGGTTTTCATCCA GACATTCTTCACTGTCACGACTGGTCCAGTGCTCCAGTTTCATGGCTGTTCAAGGATCTTTACACGCATTACGGTTTGATTAAAACCCGCGTTGTCTTCACAATCCACAACTTGGAATTTGGAGCAGGTGCCATTGGTAAAGCCATGACATTTTCAGACAAAGCCACAACG GTTTCACGGACATATGCCAAGGAAGTTGCTGGAAACTCTGTGATCTCTCCACATCTATACAAGTTCCACGGAATAGTAAACGGGATTGATCCAGATATATGGGATCCATACAACGATAACTTCATTCCG GTGCCTTATACTTCAGAGAACGTAGTAGAAGGCAAAAGAGCAGCCAAAGAAGAATTACAAAACAGGCTTGGAATAAAGAGCGCTGATCTTCCTTTAGTGGGAATCATTACACGCTTGACTCACCAGAAAGGAATACATTTGATCAAACACGCTATTTGGCGTACCTTGGAACGCAACGGACAG GTTGTGTTGCTAGGCTCAGCTCCTGATCCAAGGATCCAAAATGATTTCGTGAACTTGGCGAATCAGTTGCATTCTACTCATGGTGACCGTGCTCGGCTTGTTCTTACCTACGATGAGCCTCTTTCCCATTTG ATATATGCTGGGGCTGATTTTATTCTTGTACCATCGATATTTGAGCCGTGTGGACTGACACAGCTCATAGCCATGAGATACGGTGCTGTTCCTGTCGTAAGAAAAACTGGAG GACTCTATGACACGGTGTTTGATGTGGACCATGATAAAGAAAGGGCACAAGCTCAAGTCCTAGAACCTAATGGCTTCAGTTTTGACGGAGCTGATGCTCCTGGTGTGGACTATGCTCTCAATAG GGCGATATCGGCTTGGTACGATGGAAGAGAGTGGTTTAACTCGCTGTGTAAGACGGTGATGGAGCAAGACTGGTCATGGAATCGTCCTGCACTTGAGTACATTGAGCTCTATCATTCTGCACGCAagtga
- the LOC103836216 gene encoding uncharacterized protein LOC103836216 has protein sequence MATESMVVDAAKRAPTRDSLAEEEQSSSPMKKQKVEEEEKIYSETHVPELGCKPQWDVDSYDGREYESDPEDRKLFSDDEEYDKYRRERRRAFDSKGFIYEPLSGNYPIKDLEALVYPNVTSRELMTDLANLCVKKLNETEKKTVELVEIVRVIVLGGGTRKAYITFMARESLNGPLIEYQAKVVTYAKNLKPPVPILCRPSPIPSV, from the exons ATGGCTACCGAATCGATGGTGGTAGATGCAGCGAAGCGAGCTCCGACGAGGGATTCCCTGGCGGAAGAAGAGCAATCGTCGTCGCCCATGAAGAAACAGAAGgtggaagaggaagagaagataTACAGTGAGACACACGTGCCCGAGCTGGGTTGTAAACCCCAGTGGGATGTGGACAGCTACGATGGTCGCGAGTACGAATCAGATCCCGAGGATAGAAAGTTGTTCTCTGACGACGAAGAGTATGACAAGTACCGTCGCGAAAGACGCAGGGCTTTCGATAGTAAG gGATTTATTTATGAACCTCTGAGCGGAAACTATCCAATTAAAGATCTGGAAGCATTAGTGTATCCCAACGTGACTAGTCGGGAGTTGATGACAGATCTTGCCAACTTGTGTGTTAAGAAACTCAACGAGACTGAG AAAAAGACGGTTGAATTGGTTGAAATTGTGAGAGTTATTGTGCTTGGTGGAGGTACCCGCAAAGCTTACATAACGTTTATGGCTCGTGAATCTCTCAATGGACCTCTTATCGAGTACCAAGCCAAAGTGGTTACCTATGCTAAAAACTTGAAACCTCCTGTTCCTATCCTCTGCAGACCAAGTCCTATTCCCTCAGTCTAG
- the LOC103836217 gene encoding golgin subfamily A member 6-like protein 1, with protein MNTGDESLALHRRKIYVSSVERSSHQKSKGFKVSARKLASRLQKLPPKADGAERFSYQMEGITKWDLGSCRTYYSVEPYEKFQEEENIDGSLVPRLQDELWKAQSRIKELETEKIGSKENGIRNQRISWEENTDSLFDYLKEKFSKEREERKRANAENSMLKKKVLEMESTTTRLRRERDTLEKVCEELVTRIDELKVETRRIWDETEEERQMLQMAEMWREERVRVKLTDAKLSLQEKYEEMTWFVDELEKGLEMVREVGGVEVMMRLRRGELLIKNARSLEDAANDIDFEKFKFVSDDDN; from the exons ATGAACACCGGGGACGAGTCACTCGCTCTTCATCGCCGGAAAATATACGTCTCCTCCGTCGAACGTTCCAGTCACCAGAAATCAAAAGGGTTCAAAGTCTCTGCGAGGAAGCTTGCGTCAAGGCTTCAGAAGCTTCCTCCTAAAGCTGACGGTGCAGAACGTTTTAGCTATCAG ATGGAGGGCATAACTAAGTGGGACTTGGGATCATGCCGAACGTATTACTCCGTTGAACCTTATGAGAAGtttcaagaagaagagaatATAGACGGTAGCCTTGTTCCTCGTCTTCAAGATGAGCTATGGAAGGCTCAATCTAGAATCAAAGAGCTTGAAACTGAGAAGATTGGATCAAAGGAAAATGGTATAAGAAACCAAAGGATAAGCTGGGAAGAAAATACTGATTCACTTTTTGATTACTTGAAGGAGAAGTTCAGCAAAGAAAGGGAAGAAAGGAAAAGAGCTAACGCTGAGAATTCTATGTTAAAGAAGAAGGTGTTGGAGATGGAATCAACAACAACTCGGCTGAGGAGAGAAAGAGACACACTAGAGAAGGTGTGCGAGGAACTGGTGACGAGGATCGATGAACTGAAGGTGGAAACAAGGAGGATATGGGATGAGACGGAGGAGGAAAGGCAGATGTTGCAAATGGCTGAGATGTGGAGGGAGGAAAGAGTTAGGGTTAAGTTGACGGATGCTAAACTTTCCTTGCAAGAAAAGTATGAAGAGATGACTTGGTTTGTGGATGAGTTAGAGAAAGGTTTGGAGATGGTTAGAGAAGTAGGAGGAGTTGAGGTGATGATGAGGTTGAGAAGAGGTGAACTTTTGATTAAGAATGCAAGATCTTTGGAAGATGCAGCTAAtgatatagattttgagaaatttaagtTTGTGTCTGATGATGATAATTAA